CACATGGGTTAGCCCTCAACCCCATTCTCCGTGAAGATCACATCGCTTGTGTGTTTGATCGAGATTGACGTCCCGCCCCCTTTTGATTCAGGGCAATTGACGCCCTCTAAATCCTGATCGGTACTAGAGTACTTATAGGCAAAGGATGACTGACtcggctaagagcatctccaatggatCCGAAAATCTTCCccactaagagcatctctagcagacgcGCTTCGCTTTGGCGAGGTATAATTCTTTTACAGCGCCAAAATAGTCTTTTTACGCGCGGGAGCGACGAAAAGGTTTTCCATATGCACAAAAACACAAAAACACGGCGCCCAGTCCGGCGGCCCCACCTGCAGCAGCCCAGATTTTGCAGTGCGCACAATCCATGGCCCAAAATTTACAGCCAGGGATACCGCTTTTAGCATGTGCGCTAAAGTTTTTGTGCGTGCTCGCAGCCCAAAATTTGCAGCCCGGGATACTGCTTTTAGCACGTGCATTAAAGTTTTTTGTGCATGCTCTATTTTACAGCATCTGCTGAAGCGCTGTTTTTTTGTAATGGTTACAGGGGCTACCCAAATACCTGCTTTCAGGTTATTTGGAGATGGTTGTTTTTGCAGACCCCAATAACCCCATCCCGCATCCCAATACCCAACTTGACATATGTGCCTCACTTGTCATGggatctcccccctcccccccccccccccccgcgtgcgcCTGTCGCCACTGTTCCTCTCTCTGGAAGTGGCTCGACAGATGAGGCAATGGCAACAGTTGCAATGCAGTCAACGACAATGGTGCTTTGCGGGTGGGCGCGGCGGTGCGTGGCCAACATCAGTTGGTGGCGGCAGTGAGGGTGGGGGTGGCACTGTGGTCAGCGGTGGTTGACGATAGGTGTGGTGGTCGTCAATGGCATGGGCATCATCAGGTGGGAGGGTGATTTGTGTGGGCTCCATGGGATTGGAGGAGGTGTTGGCGGAGACATGGGCGGAGATCTAGGGATTAAGTCAACTGTTTGGAACCTTCAAAATTACGATGTTTGTTTTTTGGATTGGTATTTATAGTTCTTTACTAAATTGATACAACGTTTGTTTTTGGAATGCTAATTATGATGATTTGATTGATTGATACAATGTTCATTTTATGGAATGCTAATTACGATGCTTTATTTGCTAATCACATCATTTTCAAGCAAATATAGGCCATCAGATCTAAGATAATGAAGGGCTGATATTCAATGTTTCTACCACAACtagcttgtttaatagtagtggagactagatgaacatttttttaataacaCACTGAACATTTGTTTATGTGTACGAGCAAATTTGTAAATGGATTGAGAATTAGTTATTTTTTTGTCAGTCCCACTTAAAATAAATTTTCAGAAAAGTGGAATTTACTTTGTATTTTCACAAGTAAAGTGGGCGCGAACTTCCTATAGAAGATTGGATTAGACTTAATTTTTTTGAGAGTTGCATAGGAAAGGGTGGACAATATATTAGATTCGTTTGTAAGAGAAAACATTATGTAGGTGGTGGAACAATTTTAAGTAACTGCTACCTTTTCCATGTCCTCTTCGAACATTTTTTTGCATGATACCTTAGGGCGTCAGAAAAAATTGGTATGTTCTCTCTCTAAATAGATTCATATGTACATGACTCGATTTTTGCAAGTTGAATATAGATTATCACTTGGTTAATCAATCCATGGTGTGTTTGCCCAACAACCTAGGAGGGTTGGGCATTAGAGATCTAGACATCATGAAAACCATCTTACTTTCTAAGTGTTGGTAGAAAGTGTTCCATGTAGATGGTATGTAGCAACATTCCTTAGATGATAACCCAACACATCATACTCTAGAATAGCTGAAAACTGGAGTGGGCAACCCACACTTTTTATAAAGGTTGATGCAGGTAGTCTTCATTTGGTTTTGTTTGTAGGGTCAAAGTTGGGAATAGTGGCAAACTAAATTTTGGAAAGATCGATGGTTCTTTGATGACCATTTTTACACTATCTTCCCATACTGTACACAATCTTCTTAGATCCCTATATTACTGTTAAAAAAGTTTTTGCATGTTATTCTTTATCCCTTAGGTTTTAGAGGGTGGAAGTAAGAATTTAAAGAGAGTAATGGTTTGGCTTAAGGATCATGGAAAAAATGTCTCTAAATAAAAATCCCCACGATTAGTTTGGCTATTGTCAGATTCGTGAAACTTTTGTGTTTTGTTGCACAAAGGTGCTAAATCTGAGAGAGAGTGTCTCTTCTATGGGAGTAATGAACCAATAACATTAGCCGATCTTTCAATCTTGATTGGAGGAGCACTAAGGCAAGTATTTTAACTAGGATAACTCTTCAACTTATTGAAGTGATATTGTGCAAAAGCAAAGCATAGCTTCATATTATCCTATTTTAGTGAATGTCAACATTGAAATTAAATTTTGATAAAGTGGGATTGTTGTGTGAGCAACCTAACTATAGATTTGTTGAATTTGAGGGTTTCAAAAGTCACAGACTTCCTACAAAATACTTATGTATACCTTAAGATGAGAAAGTTATTATACTTATGTAATGGATGGCTGCAAGGAAAAGGTAGAAAGTAGATTAGGTATTAGCCCCCCATGCAAAAAATATTAGGTGTTAGGAAAGGGAAGACACTATCCATTGGTGGCGGAACAGTTGAATTAATTCCTCCCTTTATAATgtccctttgaaggtgctcccttTTTACAAGATACCTCATGGTGCCAGGAAAAAAATCATTACGTACAAGGTTGCATTTATGTGGAGAGCTGACATGTTGAAAATGAAATATTAAATCGGCCCATGGTCTATCTGCCCAAGGACTAAGGAGGGTTGGCATTTTAGATTTGGACATAATGAATATGGCTTTATTTTCTAAGTAGCTTTAGAAATGGTTCAACAGAGGTGGTATGTGACAACAATTCCTTACTACAAAATACCTCACACATTAGACTCTAGGATAGTGAAAATGGGAGTGGGAAACACACAATTTTGTTAGGAGCTATGGTGTTGGGCCAGAGTTGGGAATACTGTCAAACTTGATTCTAGGAAGATCAATGGTTCTCTAAGGATAACTTTTACACTAGCTTCCATTCTATTAATGTTTTAAAAGTTATTACATGTGATTTTAAATCTCTCAATTTTTGGAGAGCAGTAGTAGAAGTTAAAATAGAATAATGGTTATACTTATGGACCGTCTGTAAAAAAATGCTTCTCCAAATTGACATCCACACAAATTTGTCTGATTGCTAAGTTCAGGAAACTTTAGTGTTTTGTTGTAGGAGGTGGTAAATCTGAGAGGAAATGCATCTTGTAATGAACCAATAACCACCTGCCATTTTCCTCCCCCCACCAATACACAACACACATATGGATATCATTAGCTGCTCTTTGAATCTCGATTGGAAGAGCACTTAGGCAAGGATTGCTAACTAGGCTAATTCTTCCATTGATTGACGTGATATTGGGAAAGACAAAACTCTCAACTTCCTATTGTGCCTATTTTAATAATCTCAACATTGAACATAATGTATATTAAGGGGAATTTACTGTGTCATGTGACCAACTTTAGATTTATTGAATTTGAGAATATTCAGAATGGGCAAACTTCCTATGAGAAAATGGTTATACTTAACTATTGTAGAGCTGTGAGGAAAATGTGGTAAGTAGATTAGGTTCTTGGCAAGGAAAGAAAATGTCCATTGGTGGTACAAAAACTTCAATTAATTCCTCCCTTCCTAGTGTCACTTTGAATGTGATATCTGTTTACAAGATATCTAAGGGTCTCAAGACGAAAGACTGATATATACAACGCTAGATTTCTATGGAATCGTGACAAGTTGAAAAGGAAATATCACTTGGTTAATTAGCCTATGTTTTGTCTGCCCGAGGACCAAGGAGGGTTGGGCATTTTACATCTGGACATTCCTTTACTTTCTAAGTAGCTGTAGAAACTTTCTAATTTAGATGGCATGTGCCAACATTTCCATACTAAGAAATACCTCACACATCATACCCTGGGACAAGTGAAAGTCAAAATGGAAAATTCACACTTTTGGCACAAGTGTATGGAGGCTAAATCCTGGATTAGGGTTGTTGGATGGTCAAAGTTGGGATTGTGGCAAGACTAGATTCTGGGAAGATCAATAGTTAATGATTCTTTGGTCATAGTTTTTCCACTATATTTCCTAGACTACATATAATCTCCCTTGACTTCATATCACTATTGAAAAAAATATCTTATGGTTCTAACTTCTATAGATTTCAATGTGCTGGTAGGTATTAAAAGAGTACAATGGTTAGGCTCAATGACTGTGTATGAAAATGTTTCTCTAGATGGAGAGTCTGGAATATTAGTTTGGATGCTCTTCGATGTTGTCAGGTTCCGGAAACTTTAGTGTGACATATTTCTATTATGGCATGGGAAAACATTGGGTGATGCCTTACAATTTTTTGTGGAGAGTAAAAAAATCCTCTGTGTATCAAACTTTCCCATGGCTGATGCTTAAAAGATCATATTGAGTAGAGATGTTTTTTACACGATGGTACTAAATCTTAGATAATATGCCATATATGTTGGAGCAGTAAACCAATAAACCACATATTGTGTTCCTATCTACCGAACATATATGTATGGGATATCATCAACAGAGGTTcgcatgcaatgatgaatgcattaATAGACATGCTAGTGGTTAGAATAGCAATTATGTTTTGGATTACTCAGAAGGTTAAGTATATTACATGTAATACAAAAAATGTCTAATCAAGCCAATGAATTAATGTTTTGTTGAATATTTTCTTTTGGATTGATTGGTGGATCTCTCTGCAGTGAAGGAGGATCTAGTGGATCAGCTTAGCTATTGTGTAAAGCTAATTGAACGCATCGCAGTTGGCATCTTCAAAActggggggggggagctgggcatCATGGATCCCAAGTATGGTCATGTAATTTCCTTGAGCAACAATGGAGGTGATGGTGTTATTGGCAGTGCTTATTTAGTCGTTGTTATATTTTAATCCGCACCTTCGTCGTGTATTTGGTTCATGGTTGAAACCTTGAGTGTTGTTCTGTTGTGTCGTGATGAAAAACCTGTAGAACATTCAGGTTTCCATTGATGGTAACTGGCGAACAACTTTTATCTAAAGTAAAACTTATGTTAGTAAACCACTTATCTTGTTTGGTTCTCTTAAAATTCAACCCTGATTGCAAATAACAAGTCGAATAATAAGAAATGTATCTGTATTTTAGTTATTCACTTGTTGCTATTTCTCATGTGGCGATTGTTTTGGTGTCATCATAATTTATGTACAATCTTACACTTGGTGGACCTGATGATGGGAAGCGAGGTCGAGAGCCATCATGGACGTAGTAGAGGCTAACACAATGTTGTCCATGTCTATACGCAATGCTGACAGAGGGGTAAATATTGAGGAGATATGGCTAGAGTGATTGGGATTATGGGTGAAAATCTTGGGGTTAAGATTTATGGGTGGTGTGGTCGTCATCATAGCAAAAGGGCCATTGTTTCCTATAAGAGGAGTGACggccgatggtggtggtggagcattgACAATATTAGGATGGAGGAGAAATAATAAGCACATCATTATAAAGTTGGAGAAAGAGAATGGAACAGGGTCGGCGCTCCTCAGTCCAGAGCGAGAGGGCAAAGGGTGCTCTCGTGTGACGTTATGGTGGAGTTGTTGCGGCGAAGTCCGATGGTGACAGCTAGGTGGTGTAGGTTCATGGGTCACCGATAAAACTGAGAATGGTTTTATCTAAACCGGGTGTGTTGGGTCAGTTTTGCCTCATAGTTTTGTTTGGTTCGGGTGTAATGGGCCCGTTCGACAACAGGTTGGTTTAAGTTGGTTTCTTGTACAAAACAGTTGGATATGGTCAGTTACGGGCACGAACCGGTCTGATTCCACCTTAGTTAAGCCTACTTTCTCACCCGGTTGGGAAACTGATTTGTAGGTATCTCTCCCTAGATAGCCCTTAAAGCAACCACAAGATGATAGGCCATGGCTCTCACGACCGCGGCCAACGGCGTGTGAGCACGCGGTGGCTGCTGCAAGGATCAGCCTGCTCCAGCAACGTCCGCGACCTCCGCACCCAAATCCGGCATCCCATGCGACCGCCGCGCCTGGATCCGGTCTCCTCTGACTCTTCCCTGTGGTAAGCGCATGGGGAAGCCAGCTCTCACAACCGTGCTAGTCGTTGTGTAGGCGGCGGCTGACGCCCTGGTCTCCGTGCTTCGGCTACCTCAGCGGCCGACGAGCCCGGACCTGGCTCCCGCGTCGATTTCTCTATCCTCTCCCCAGGCCTGCTGCTCTTGGATGGCCCTCTTGCATCGTCCCCCGCGACGGATGGGCCCATGCTACCGCCGGCCGGCCCTCCCTTCCCCGACTTCTACAACCACTACCTCGGTTGGATCCGGGCGACTCGCCTCTCGCTGAGCGCCAGCCCCAACGATGCACTAGGTTTAGTTCGGCTTGGGTGTAAAGATTGAGTGGTTTGGTTTTGGTTGGGCCGATGAAAATATAGTATGGTTTAGTTTCGGTTGGCTGATACAAATATTCGTGCGGGTTCAGTTCGGTCATGGTGCAGTTTATAAACCATTCTCGGGTTGGGTCACCATTGGCTTTTCATGTGTTTGTCAGTGGTCCGGCCTCTCATGTGACTCTACTTGGGAGCTCCTAAGTGGCGCCAAGCGCCACTTGGAGGAACAGGTGCTAACGCACTTGtattcatgggccggcccattagaagGTCAGCGCTCGATTACGTGACCAGTTTCCACGCAGTCGCTCGATTGTGGTTGACCAGTTGACCGGTCAACCTTTGACTTTGAAAAAAGTATGAAATTTTTCGCAAAAAAGAATAATTTCATGActtaaaaatgttcatggattttgaaaagaaGTTCACAAACTTTAAAAAATAGTTCACGGATTGgaaaaaaattcattgattttTTTTTCACAAAAGTTGAAATTTTTAATATCAGTTTTgaaaaaatttcattgaatttgaaaaatgttcatcgaatttaGAAAGTTCCACCAATTTTAAAGAAAGGTAGATCAAGTTTGAAAAGggaaatcatcaattttgaaagaattcatcgatttgaaaaagttcatgcatttaagaaacgaaaaaaataggaaaatgaaaaaaaaaggaaATGTAGAGAATCCAAGTGAAAACACAGAAAAAAACTAAACAGAAATGACAATGGGCCTGCCCGTTACTAGACTTAGTGTACCGTAGGGTGTGCGCGTGTGGTGGCTTAATGGGACAAGGCGCACAAGGTGATGCAAACCAATTTTTTTATATTGAACTTTTATACTTATTTTGAACTAAATGAACCatattaaaatattaattaatatAGTGTTCTATTGCTTAGCCACATAACAATGTTTCCAAACATTAGTTATATTATTCATTGTTATACAGTTGTAATGTATATCATTGAATTTTTTTCTGCAAAATTTAAATTGTATGATGTACCAAAAATTCCGTTTCTTGTTTAAAAAGGTATTGAAATTTATTTTTTACTATTGCATAGATTATATAGTGTATATACATATATTTGCATATCTATGCGTTTGTTTCCATATCGTTTAATATTATTGAATGACATGGTAGAGATTTCTAAATCATATACACACTGACAAAATTTCAATAGTGGTTTCTAATATATATTAGGCACCATGTTCGTGGAAATTTCTAGCGCTTACAAATGTGATTTGAAAGTTGGGTTCAGTAATAGAGTCATCAAAGAATAAAAAATGTTGTTGATTGTACTTTTGTGTATGATTTGATTATCTGACATGATCGTCTTGATTTACTTGGTTTGATTTGGTGCTTATCCATTTCTCAAATGAAAAAAATTATGCATTGGTTTAAACATTGAAATCTAGTTATCAAAAAATTTCACTATGAAACTAAGACATCCACCATAAAGAGAGACTAGCGTATCTAAACTCAAGGTTAGTCAGATTGGTTTGCCTTCACATGGTATAAATTGTTATTATATGGTGTGAACTTGCGCTCCTGCAAATTGAGGCTTATTTCTATATTTAATGTTTTAGATGTAATGTATAATTTTTGAATCCTGGTAAATGTCACATGTGTGGCACGAATGCATGGCAATTCCGAACGTTTTTTTAATCGCAAGCTTAGTGACGTGAGGATGACAATTTTAGTTGTCAAAGTATGACAACTTTCATACTTCAAAGGATGGCAACTTTATTTTTCGGGTTTGTAATTTTTTGAATGGTAGCTTTAATTGTAAAAAAGCCAGAGCCCGAGTGCTTCACaccacacgtgtgacacttatcatttgagtAATTTTTTAGTGTTTATAtactacttcctctgttcctaaatataagtttgtttagagattccaacatggattatatacggagcaaaatgagtgaatctacactctaaaatatgtctatatatatccttatgtagttcgtattgaaattgctaacataattgtgtatagaaacggagggagtagtataatgTATAGTAGGCTGTCGCCCTTTTACCCGGCCTATACGCCAGCCCTATTTTCACAAGTAAAGTGGGCAAACTTCCTATGGCTTAGACTTAATTTTTTTTGAGAGTTGCATAGGAAAGGGTGGACAATATATTAGGAGTAGGTTCTTTTGCAAGATAAGACATTATGTAGGTGGCAGAACAATTTTAAGTAATTGCTCCCTTTTCCATATCCTCTTTGAACATGTTTTTTGGGaaatttttgtttttgccactATAATTTTTGCCAATTTTGCTTATGTCACACtaaaatttgacatttcacttttgccactcttgcttttgacaatgtatcacaattgtCATTAACATGACGAGCCAACCACTTATATCATAGGAGAAAAACATTTTGCTAACCAAATATGGACATGGCCGAGCTAACCACTTATCGGTGCGTGTTATCATCCGGTTTTTAAAAAACCTTTTCCTTTCCGAATTCCGGTCTAGTTTGCGGCTCCGACCCCAACTCGTCGTCGGCCTCGATCCGATCTACTTATAGTAGATCCCCCTAGTCCTCTCTCGTAACCTAGGAACACCGTGCGAGCACAGCTGTAGCTACGTGATACGCACGGAGAAGTACCGACCGAACGTGCTGCACAACAGCAACACGAGGGAGACGATCATGGACAGCGTGTTCGGCGTGGTGGGCGGCGGCTTCGCGGTGGTGGCCGCCGGCACCTCCGCCGCGGGAAGAAGCGTCGTGTTCATCAACCCCGACAACGACAGGGTCACGAGCCTCGGCTCCAAACTGCTTCTCGGCGTGTCCGGCGTCCCCGGAGACTGGTACGTAATCCACCACGATCGAGATTAATCAATTCTCACGCTCCTTCGCCTGAGTCTTCGATCAGTCTTTGTGATCCTCGCCTGAGTCCTCCATGCTTTTGTGTTTCGTAGCCTGCGGTTAAGGGATGAGGTGAGGGCCAGCACGAGCAAGATCCACAGCGCCGCCGCGGCTGCTGACGTCGCCCGGGGGGCGGTGATCGGCTGCGCTCAGTCCGCGAACGCGGTGATCGCCGGCTACGACAAGGCCGAGGGCCCGACGATGTACGCCGTAGGCGGCACTGCGCCGCCGGAGCGGGTGGAGCAGTACCGCACCGCTGGGTGCGGGGCGGGCCTCTGCACGGCGGTGATGGAGAACCACTACCGCCCCGGCATGACGGTGAAGGAGGCTGTGGCGCTCGTAGACAGGTGCATCAAGGAGGTCCGGCGGCTCGGGCTGGCTAGCTTCGTGATCATGGTCGTGGACAAGGATGGGGCCAGGGAGTACACCAGGCGTATACTAAGGCCGAAGGCGGT
This window of the Triticum aestivum cultivar Chinese Spring chromosome 5D, IWGSC CS RefSeq v2.1, whole genome shotgun sequence genome carries:
- the LOC123125714 gene encoding proteasome subunit beta type-2-B, whose translation is MDSVFGVVGGGFAVVAAGTSAAGRSVVFINPDNDRVTSLGSKLLLGVSGVPGDCLRLRDEVRASTSKIHSAAAAADVARGAVIGCAQSANAVIAGYDKAEGPTMYAVGGTAPPERVEQYRTAGCGAGLCTAVMENHYRPGMTVKEAVALVDRCIKEVRRLGLASFVIMVVDKDGAREYTRRILRPKAVIEIKSSQGTPIGTMQPSGYELFVRFKGFPLK